The following proteins are encoded in a genomic region of Desulfosporosinus youngiae DSM 17734:
- a CDS encoding APC family permease, translating into MENELQKKYGLLTAIAMVIGIVIGSGVFFKAEKVLIATGGDLPKGILAWMLGGIIMIICAYVFATMATRYEKVNGIVDYAEATLGGNYAYFIGWFMAAIYYPTLTSVLAWVSARYTCVLLGWDIVGPEAMAISGFYLVGSFALNALSPKLAGKFQVSTTIIKLIPLALMAVVGTIVGLSNGILVSNFTSGVIADVASTNPLFTAVVATSFAYEGWIIATSINAELKDAKRNLPLALTFGTSFVALIYILYYTGLAGAVSNSVMMKGGETGAKLAFSTVFSEIGGTVLFVFVVISCLGTLNGLMMGCTRGFYSLAARNLGPLPKVLKQIDINTNMPANSSILGVLLSGVWLLYFYGANLTAVPWFGPFSFDSSELPIVTIYAMYIPIFIMMMIKEQSLNFFRRFLMPSLAVCACIFMVVAAYYAHGKAVGYYLIIFTVIMAIGIIINYKPKQAGL; encoded by the coding sequence ATGGAAAACGAACTGCAGAAAAAGTATGGTCTTTTAACCGCTATAGCAATGGTTATCGGTATTGTCATCGGCAGCGGGGTATTTTTTAAGGCGGAGAAGGTTTTAATCGCTACGGGCGGCGATCTTCCCAAGGGGATTTTGGCATGGATGTTAGGCGGAATAATAATGATTATTTGTGCTTATGTTTTTGCAACCATGGCCACCAGATATGAGAAAGTAAATGGTATCGTTGACTATGCTGAAGCAACTCTTGGCGGTAACTATGCCTATTTCATTGGTTGGTTTATGGCTGCTATCTACTATCCAACCTTAACCTCTGTACTTGCATGGGTTTCAGCCAGATACACATGCGTCCTGCTGGGATGGGATATTGTAGGCCCTGAAGCCATGGCGATTTCTGGTTTTTATCTGGTCGGAAGCTTTGCTTTAAACGCTCTTTCTCCAAAGCTCGCCGGCAAGTTCCAAGTCTCTACAACTATAATTAAACTTATTCCGCTTGCTCTAATGGCTGTTGTCGGAACCATCGTTGGCCTAAGCAATGGTATTTTGGTCAGTAACTTCACTAGTGGTGTCATTGCTGATGTGGCTAGCACTAATCCGCTATTTACCGCTGTTGTCGCAACCTCTTTCGCTTATGAAGGATGGATTATAGCAACCAGTATTAATGCCGAGCTGAAGGATGCCAAGAGAAACCTGCCTCTGGCACTTACCTTTGGAACATCATTTGTAGCGTTGATTTATATTCTCTACTATACAGGACTTGCAGGTGCTGTTAGTAACAGCGTTATGATGAAAGGCGGCGAAACGGGAGCAAAGCTGGCATTTTCTACGGTATTCTCCGAGATAGGAGGTACTGTTCTGTTCGTATTCGTTGTAATTTCATGTTTGGGTACGTTAAATGGTCTGATGATGGGCTGTACACGTGGTTTCTACTCATTGGCGGCCAGAAATTTAGGGCCACTGCCAAAAGTTTTGAAACAAATCGATATCAACACCAATATGCCGGCTAACTCCTCTATTTTAGGTGTCCTGCTAAGTGGTGTATGGCTGTTGTACTTTTACGGTGCAAATCTGACAGCTGTCCCTTGGTTCGGTCCATTTAGTTTTGACAGCTCTGAACTCCCCATTGTTACCATTTATGCTATGTATATCCCGATATTTATTATGATGATGATAAAAGAGCAGTCTTTAAATTTCTTCAGACGTTTTCTTATGCCATCGCTTGCTGTTTGTGCCTGCATCTTCATGGTGGTTGCTGCATATTATGCCCATGGTAAAGCAGTGGGCTACTACCTTATTATTTTTACTGTTATTATGGCAATCGGGATCATTATAAACTATAAACCTAAGCAGGCAGGTTTGTAG
- a CDS encoding ferredoxin, producing MIAEVNKDECIGCESCPEFCPEVFKMEDDGLAVAYTNPVPPEFEEAAKEAAEGCPAHCITLE from the coding sequence ATGATTGCTGAAGTAAACAAAGATGAGTGCATAGGGTGCGAATCCTGCCCTGAGTTCTGCCCGGAAGTATTTAAAATGGAGGACGATGGGTTAGCGGTTGCTTATACCAACCCGGTTCCTCCAGAGTTTGAGGAAGCTGCCAAAGAGGCCGCCGAAGGTTGCCCGGCGCACTGCATAACTCTGGAATAG